The DNA window CCTCCTCAAACCCTACCTGTAGAATTATACTGGATATGTTGATGTCAGTTTCTACAACACCAACTTCCGAGATTCGAATTGGCCCGCAGTATAGTCTGTATCAATGCCATTTGGTCAAGTATTTCTTGCATACTAACCTTTCAAAGAGGACAAATTACACTATTTCTGATAGACTCCATAATCAAGCTTACTGAGACATGAAAATGAAAGTGAAGCCAATTTTATTGGTATGCATAGAGTAAAATGTAGATATACATAATAAAGAATTGCATCAGATGAGGTTGTCAATTTAACCTTCAGAAAAAGCAAGTCACTTTTCCAGAGTATTATTTATCTCAGAGAACACAGTATTGAACATTTGCTTTGGTTTCACTTCCTGTCACGCTTGAATTCTATGTTGCATTCATCTATTTTGCTGATAAGCAGCAGTTACTAGCCAATCCTTAACTGGTGAAAATGTTGGGACTGTTGAAGATGCCTCTGAGATCTTTTCTCCAACATAAAGTCCACAGAATGTCATTGAAGTTCCAGTGGAAGAACAATAACCTGTAGCACCTGCTATCGAAAATCAGTAAGCTGCCTTTGCTCGAGTTTTCTCCAGctttcttaatttctttgcAATGTAGTCTCATATAAGCTCAAAAAAGGAGAGTGTGGTATAAAGAACGAGTTTTTTTCAGTATTTATCAATCAAAACATCCATCTTGGTGATGAGTTTCCTGCACTTAGACGTGGTGGTCTGATTTGTGGCTCCATGTTGTTCCGTTTCTTCATGATTGAAGATACTGTCGGGCTGTAATAGTCATTACTCCTTTGTGAAGTTGTCCCTTGGGAGTAGACCTTTCTTCCTTGCATAATGTTCCTCTTTTGTTCTTGGTTAGCCCTACGAGCTGCTGAGTTTTTTGAAACCGGCCCCCATCTATTGTAGTTGACACAACTTTGGCTTCTTCCTACTTGATGAAACCTTCCCCCTTTAGGACTTGGATAGTTTCTGCTTTCAGCAGTTTCTGCGGAGTACATTGTCGTCTCTCCATCACTACTGTATTCATTTTGAGCTTTCAATACCTCTATGAGACAGCAACTTGATTCAACCTCACTCTGGGCCCCATTAACAGATCTGGTAGACGCAACTTCAGCGTCTGGCACAGGGCTTGGCTGGCCAATGTCACTAGAATTTTCTTCTCTCGCTTTATCGATACAATCATCATCAGAGTTGGATAGGGTCTTTCTGACATGCTGTGGTGATCCAGCAGCTTTGATGAGAATCCTTGGTGGAAAGTTGATATCCAAAAGCTGGATTTGAGTACTCTCGGTCTTCCCAACTGGTGTTGAAGTTAATCTCCGCGACTCAAAAATTTCAGGAGTTGGAATTCCCTGGACATGAGTAATTACTGCTTCCTCTTCCAAGTTAGTGGGAACAGCAGAACAGCTTGGTCCAGGATCTTCTCTAGGTCGGGGCAATCCGCTCGAAGATGATGGTGTGCAGTCATTTTCAGCTTCAGTTGACTTAAAAACACGCCGCATTGTGAAGGATGCACAAGAATGATCACTTCTTTGACCAGTAGACATCAGCCGAATCAGTGGTAACTTTGGTTTATTGAGGTCATCAAGGCTTCCTTCCCAGTGTTGGTTCAACCAGTCGCATATGATAGGGATGGGTATACCAAATTGCATGGGACAGTCTTTCCATGATGATAATGGAGATGGCGAAGTtgatgaggattttgagttagGAGATGTTGCTAGCTTCATTGGATCACACACCATGAAGGCTAGATTGCCATGAACATCAAAACCAGCAGAACCCGGCCTCCAAGTCATTCCATCAGTTGACAGCTTTATAAGGTTGTCGGTGGCTATTACCACTTTTCCTTCGCCAACTGTCAACTCCTTTTTCTCGCTATAACCTAACAGGTAGACGGCATTACCCAGCTCAAGATTAGGTTTAGAACAAGTTTTCAGGTAGTGAGGTTGCTGAACATGTGCATTTGTGTCTCCATCCATGACGTCAAGGCCCACTATAGTCAGATCTAGTACGGAGCTGGTAATAAAAAACCTGTAATGAGAAGTAAATAGTCATGTGATAAACATAAAAATGAGATGGcctgaaaaaggaaaaaaacttgCTTGACCAGGTAGACAAATATACATAAGTATTGTGCATAACATTCACAAGCATTCGCTAGTCAGAAAGCAAAATAAAGTTAAGCAATCAATCTTACAAATGTGGAGATAGTACTTTAATGAGGTGAACCAGGTAAGTTTACCAATAATTCTTATTCTCCTCCCTAATTTTCCTCCGCATCCATCCTACATCCCTTTTAATATAGACTCCCATTTCTCTAGCCACGATTGCAATGTACTAAGTACAGTTAACCTCCATAAGCGCACAACATATAACAATACTCAGATGCTAAACAAGTAATTTGATCAACACAAGCTAACATCGAACCTTCAGCTTCATAATCCAAAAGTTTATCTGATGTAAGTGATAAAGCATTCATACTTGGCATGCCAACATGACTACACgagaagttttatttttgttcctcATTATCAGTAAGATGTTAGCTAAATGACATTTTACGGATCACTGTTGCATTTTTTATAACCTACAAGTATTTATTGGCAACCTTTATGTAGACTGTCAAGGAAATTCAAACCTGATTATAATTAAAGTCAATTCACCTTGAGCTGCGGAGAACCAACACAAGAAGAAAATGACTTGTATATACATCAACATGCATGCATACATGCGATTTAATTTATTATGCACTATCTAAAGCCACAAATGCCATCAGCAACTAGAGATGGACTTTTTTTATTGCCCCAAAATCCAAGTTCTTACACAGATTGAGTGCCCAAAGACCCGACTCATCTTCTGCAAAACATCAAACTGGTAGTGGGAGCTTAGAAGATCTAATCCTCATTGCATCTGATCTGACGTTCTCCTGCTCTCTTGTTATATACATCATATCAGGCAAATGTGATAATCTTATCCTCGTTGAAAATTGATAGACTAGTGCTACATATCTCTACTTATGTTTCGGAAGGTCAAGTGTGAAATCCATGCACATTAATGATGCTCACGTTGCTTTAAATACTTGATAAACTATTAATGACACCAATCTGAACCATTGCTATGTGATTGATTATCAATCAACTACACCTCAACTCAAACTACTTAAGGGTCAACAATTGAATCCTCTATATTCACCCCTATTTGAGCCATTCCGTCAGCTCTGGCCCTAGTCTTATGATTGAATTCTTAAATACCTTTCTAACATATACATTCACTGCAAAATTTGTGACTAATGGGAACTGGGAATAAAGGATC is part of the Solanum stenotomum isolate F172 chromosome 8, ASM1918654v1, whole genome shotgun sequence genome and encodes:
- the LOC125874300 gene encoding uncharacterized protein LOC125874300; translation: MVGLVDSWCFCNGGGKSEKMKATIFSGKGSAMAYIASSGTGFLIHRNLLLTTHVILPSVVAAEAAEIRLQNGVVACLFPHRFFITSSVLDLTIVGLDVMDGDTNAHVQQPHYLKTCSKPNLELGNAVYLLGYSEKKELTVGEGKVVIATDNLIKLSTDGMTWRPGSAGFDVHGNLAFMVCDPMKLATSPNSKSSSTSPSPLSSWKDCPMQFGIPIPIICDWLNQHWEGSLDDLNKPKLPLIRLMSTGQRSDHSCASFTMRRVFKSTEAENDCTPSSSSGLPRPREDPGPSCSAVPTNLEEEAVITHVQGIPTPEIFESRRLTSTPVGKTESTQIQLLDINFPPRILIKAAGSPQHVRKTLSNSDDDCIDKAREENSSDIGQPSPVPDAEVASTRSVNGAQSEVESSCCLIEVLKAQNEYSSDGETTMYSAETAESRNYPSPKGGRFHQVGRSQSCVNYNRWGPVSKNSAARRANQEQKRNIMQGRKVYSQGTTSQRSNDYYSPTVSSIMKKRNNMEPQIRPPRLSAGNSSPRWMF